One window from the genome of Streptomyces sp. WZ-12 encodes:
- a CDS encoding fumarate hydratase, translating to MPEFAYTDLLPTGEDNTPYRLVTSEGVSTFEADGRTFLKVEPEALRKLAAEAMHDIAHYLRPAHLAQLRKILDDPEASANDRFVALDLLKNANIAAAGVLPMCQDTGTAIVMGKRGQGVLTQGGDEEALSLGIYDAYTQLNLRYSQMAPLTMWDEKNTGSNLPAQIELYATDGGAYKFLFMAKGGGSANKSFLFQETKAVLNEASMMKFLEQKIRSLGTAACPPYHLAIVVGGTSAEYALKTAKYASAHYLDELPTEGSPTGHGFRDKELEDKVFELTQKIGIGAQFGGKYFCHDVRVVRLPRHGASCPVAIAVSCSADRQAVAKITAEGVFLEQLETDPARFLPDTTDEELTEGAGPDLDAVAVDLNRPMDEVLAELTQHPVKTRLSLTGTLVVARDIAHAKIKERLDAGEEMPQYLKDHPVYYAGPAKTPEGYASGSFGPTTAGRMDAYVEQFQAAGGSKVMLAKGNRSQQVTDACAAHGGFYLGSIGGPAARLAQDCIKKVEVLEYEELGMEAVWKIEVEDFPAFIVVDDKGNDFFTDPAPTTPTFTSIPVRQGS from the coding sequence ATGCCGGAATTCGCCTATACCGACCTGCTCCCCACCGGCGAGGACAACACCCCCTACCGTCTGGTGACTTCGGAGGGCGTCAGCACCTTCGAAGCGGACGGCCGGACGTTCCTCAAGGTCGAGCCGGAGGCGCTGCGCAAGCTCGCCGCCGAGGCGATGCACGACATTGCGCACTACCTGCGCCCGGCCCACCTCGCCCAGCTCCGCAAGATCCTGGACGACCCGGAGGCCAGCGCCAACGACCGCTTCGTCGCCCTGGACCTGCTGAAGAACGCCAACATCGCCGCGGCCGGCGTGCTGCCGATGTGCCAGGACACCGGCACCGCGATCGTCATGGGCAAGCGCGGCCAGGGCGTGCTGACCCAGGGCGGCGACGAGGAGGCCCTCTCCCTCGGCATCTACGACGCCTACACCCAGCTCAACCTGCGCTACTCGCAGATGGCGCCGCTGACCATGTGGGACGAGAAGAACACCGGCTCCAACCTCCCGGCGCAGATCGAGCTGTACGCCACCGACGGCGGCGCGTACAAGTTCCTCTTCATGGCCAAGGGCGGCGGCAGCGCCAACAAGTCCTTCCTCTTCCAGGAGACCAAGGCCGTCCTCAACGAGGCGTCCATGATGAAGTTCCTGGAGCAGAAGATCCGTTCGCTGGGCACGGCCGCCTGCCCGCCGTACCACCTGGCCATCGTCGTCGGCGGCACCTCGGCGGAGTACGCCCTGAAGACCGCCAAGTACGCGTCCGCGCACTACCTGGACGAGCTGCCCACCGAGGGCTCGCCGACCGGCCACGGCTTCCGCGACAAGGAGCTGGAGGACAAGGTCTTCGAGCTCACCCAGAAGATCGGGATCGGCGCCCAGTTCGGCGGCAAGTACTTCTGCCACGACGTCCGCGTGGTCCGCCTGCCCCGGCACGGCGCGTCCTGCCCGGTCGCCATCGCGGTGTCCTGCTCCGCCGACCGCCAGGCCGTCGCCAAGATCACCGCCGAGGGCGTCTTCCTGGAGCAGTTGGAGACCGACCCGGCCCGCTTCCTCCCCGACACCACCGACGAGGAGCTGACCGAGGGCGCCGGCCCCGACCTCGACGCGGTCGCCGTCGACCTCAACCGCCCGATGGACGAGGTCCTCGCCGAGCTGACCCAGCACCCGGTCAAGACCCGCCTCTCGCTCACCGGTACCCTGGTCGTGGCCCGCGACATCGCCCACGCCAAGATCAAGGAACGGCTGGACGCGGGCGAGGAGATGCCGCAGTACCTCAAGGACCACCCGGTCTACTACGCCGGCCCGGCCAAGACCCCCGAGGGCTACGCCTCCGGCTCGTTCGGCCCGACCACGGCCGGCCGGATGGACGCCTACGTCGAGCAGTTCCAGGCCGCCGGCGGCTCCAAGGTCATGCTCGCCAAGGGCAACCGCTCCCAGCAGGTCACCGACGCCTGCGCCGCGCACGGCGGCTTCTACCTGGGCTCCATCGGCGGCCCCGCGGCCCGCCTCGCCCAGGACTGCATCAAGAAGGTCGAGGTCCTCGAATACGAGGAGCTCGGCATGGAGGCCGTCTGGAAGATCGAGGTCGAGGACTTCCCGGCCTTCATCGTCGTCGACGACAAGGGCAACGACTTCTTCACCGATCCGGCCCCGACGACCCCGACCTTCACCTCGATCCCGGTCCGCCAGGGGTCGTAA
- a CDS encoding class II fumarate hydratase yields MSENSAFRIEHDSMGKVRVPAHAKWRAQTQRAVENFPISGQRLERAHIEALARIKGAAAKVNAELGVLAKDLAGAIAEAAAEVAEGRWDEDFPVDVFQTGSGTSSNMNANEVIATLASERLGRAVHPNDHVNASQSSNDVFPSSIHIAATSAVLHDLIPALEHLAAALERKAAEFAEVVKSGRTHLMDATPVTLGQEFGGYAAQVRYGVERLRASLPRLAELPLGGTAVGTGINTPPGFSAAVIAEVARATGLPLTEARDHFEAQGARDGIVETSGQLRTIAVGLTKIANDLRWMASGPRTGLAEINLPDLQPGSSIMPGKVNPVIPEAVLMVAAQVTGNDATVAAAGASGNFELNVMLPVIARNVLESVRLLTNVSRLLADRTVDGITANVARAREYAESSPSVVTPLNKYLGYEEAAKVAKQSLAERRTIREVVIEGGYVERGLLTVQQLDEALDVLRMTHP; encoded by the coding sequence ATGAGCGAAAACAGCGCATTCAGGATCGAGCACGACTCGATGGGCAAGGTGCGGGTTCCCGCACACGCCAAGTGGCGGGCCCAGACGCAGCGGGCGGTGGAGAACTTCCCGATCTCCGGGCAGCGGCTGGAGCGGGCGCACATCGAGGCGTTGGCGCGGATCAAGGGGGCGGCCGCCAAGGTCAACGCCGAGCTGGGGGTGCTGGCCAAGGACCTCGCGGGGGCCATCGCGGAGGCGGCCGCGGAGGTGGCCGAGGGGCGGTGGGACGAGGACTTCCCGGTGGACGTGTTCCAGACGGGATCGGGGACGTCGTCGAACATGAACGCCAACGAGGTGATCGCGACCCTCGCCAGCGAGCGGCTGGGGCGCGCGGTGCACCCCAATGACCACGTCAATGCGAGCCAGTCGTCGAACGACGTGTTCCCGTCGTCGATTCACATCGCGGCGACCTCGGCCGTGCTTCATGACCTGATTCCGGCGTTGGAGCACCTGGCGGCGGCGCTGGAGCGCAAGGCGGCGGAATTCGCCGAGGTGGTGAAGTCCGGGCGGACGCATTTGATGGATGCCACGCCGGTGACGCTGGGGCAGGAGTTCGGCGGTTATGCGGCGCAGGTGCGGTACGGCGTGGAGCGGTTGCGCGCGTCGTTGCCGCGATTGGCCGAACTGCCGCTCGGGGGAACGGCGGTGGGGACGGGGATCAACACCCCGCCGGGATTCTCGGCGGCGGTGATCGCCGAGGTGGCGCGGGCGACCGGGCTGCCGTTGACCGAGGCGCGCGACCACTTCGAGGCGCAGGGCGCGCGGGACGGAATCGTCGAGACCAGCGGCCAGTTGCGGACCATCGCGGTGGGGCTGACGAAAATCGCCAACGACCTGCGGTGGATGGCGTCGGGGCCGCGGACGGGGCTCGCCGAGATCAACCTGCCGGATCTCCAGCCCGGTTCGTCGATCATGCCGGGGAAGGTCAATCCGGTGATTCCGGAGGCGGTGTTGATGGTCGCCGCGCAGGTCACCGGAAATGACGCGACGGTGGCGGCGGCCGGGGCGTCCGGCAATTTCGAACTCAATGTGATGCTGCCGGTGATCGCGCGGAATGTGCTGGAGTCGGTGCGGCTGCTCACCAATGTGTCGCGGCTGCTGGCCGACCGGACGGTGGACGGCATCACCGCGAATGTGGCGCGGGCCCGCGAATACGCCGAGTCGTCCCCGTCGGTGGTCACTCCGTTGAACAAGTACCTCGGTTACGAGGAGGCGGCGAAGGTCGCCAAGCAGTCGCTGGCGGAGCGGCGGACGATCCGCGAGGTGGTCATCGAGGGCGGTTACGTCGAGCGTGGGCTGCTGACGGTTCAACAGCTCGACGAGGCGCTCGATGTGTTGCGCATGACCCATCCGTAA
- the fomD gene encoding cytidylyl-2-hydroxypropylphosphonate hydrolase, translating into MVETAEGGTGGAPGPTGEAGQRGAGGGRWAPGEHVLWRYRDNADPRRFHICRPVTVVQDTEELLAVWMAPGTSCIKPVLADGTPVHREPLATRYTTPRRTQRHQWFGTGVLKLARPGDPWSVWLFWESGWHFKNWYVNLEEPRRRWSGGIDSLDHFLDICVYPDRRWEWRDEDEFAQARRDGLMTDAQAAGVSSAGRAAVAQIEAWGGPFADHWEDWRPDPAWEVPVLPENWDRPPDRLLS; encoded by the coding sequence ATGGTGGAGACGGCGGAGGGCGGGACGGGCGGTGCGCCCGGGCCAACGGGCGAAGCGGGTCAACGGGGTGCGGGCGGGGGCCGTTGGGCGCCCGGCGAGCACGTCCTGTGGCGCTACCGCGACAACGCCGACCCCCGCCGGTTCCACATCTGTCGTCCGGTGACCGTCGTGCAGGACACCGAGGAGTTGCTCGCGGTGTGGATGGCGCCGGGCACCTCGTGCATCAAGCCGGTGCTCGCCGACGGCACGCCGGTGCACCGCGAGCCGCTCGCCACCCGTTACACCACACCGCGCCGTACCCAGCGCCACCAGTGGTTCGGCACCGGTGTGCTGAAGTTGGCCAGGCCCGGGGACCCTTGGTCGGTCTGGCTGTTCTGGGAGAGCGGCTGGCACTTCAAGAATTGGTACGTCAATCTGGAGGAGCCGCGCCGCCGTTGGTCGGGCGGAATCGACTCGCTCGACCATTTCCTCGACATCTGTGTCTATCCGGACCGGCGCTGGGAGTGGCGGGACGAGGACGAGTTCGCGCAGGCGCGGCGGGACGGGTTGATGACGGACGCGCAGGCGGCCGGCGTCAGTTCCGCCGGGCGCGCCGCGGTCGCACAGATCGAGGCGTGGGGCGGGCCGTTCGCCGACCACTGGGAGGATTGGCGGCCCGATCCGGCCTGGGAGGTTCCCGTGCTTCCGGAGAACTGGGATCGACCACCAGATCGTTTGCTGTCGTGA
- a CDS encoding class I SAM-dependent DNA methyltransferase: MSATSYDTYEGLNRLGLDRAGQAEAFDTIGNQYETAFPHKEGQIASGTWLSGELPAASRILDAGCGTGLPTARQLTDAGHRVVGIDLSPGMVELARENVPGAEFHRLDIADLRGGRLGGGGSFDGIAAYFSLLMMPRAEIPCALGMLHDLLRPGGLLALAMVEADIDDFPLPFLGSTIRVSGYLREDLRRVVRDAGFDIVGEDSYAYAPASTDVPPEIQLFLHLRRA, translated from the coding sequence GTGAGCGCGACGAGCTACGACACGTACGAGGGTCTGAACCGGTTAGGACTCGACCGGGCCGGACAGGCCGAGGCGTTCGACACGATCGGCAATCAGTACGAGACGGCCTTCCCGCACAAGGAAGGCCAGATCGCCTCCGGCACGTGGTTGAGCGGAGAACTGCCGGCGGCTTCGCGGATCCTCGACGCCGGCTGCGGGACGGGCCTGCCGACGGCCCGTCAACTCACCGACGCGGGACACCGGGTCGTGGGAATCGACCTCTCCCCCGGGATGGTCGAACTGGCCCGGGAGAACGTCCCGGGCGCCGAATTCCACCGGCTGGACATCGCCGATCTGCGCGGCGGCCGGCTGGGCGGCGGCGGCTCCTTCGACGGAATCGCCGCCTATTTCTCGTTGTTGATGATGCCCCGGGCGGAAATCCCCTGTGCGCTCGGCATGTTGCACGACCTCCTGCGCCCCGGCGGGCTGTTGGCCCTGGCAATGGTCGAGGCCGATATCGACGACTTCCCCCTTCCGTTCCTCGGCAGCACGATCCGGGTATCCGGATATCTGCGGGAAGACCTGCGCCGGGTCGTGCGCGACGCGGGATTCGACATCGTCGGGGAGGACTCATATGCGTATGCCCCGGCGAGCACGGACGTACCACCCGAAATCCAGCTCTTTCTGCACCTGCGACGCGCTTGA
- a CDS encoding SpoIIE family protein phosphatase — protein sequence MPPARSAHPGEGRESAAARQASGDRLRFIGAATRRIARGIDLDEIVLGLCRATVPTFADAILVYLRDPLPVGDERPTGPVVLRLRRTDRIPEEPDTGGLRLPVLPAQPDLGPAMGGSAAELSEVRPGGPLAEVLRGVRPLFGEAQAARTALPELLGPDTRLPGGHRVILAPLRGRRRVIGAAVFLRRPDRPSFDPDDLLVAAQLATHTALGVDKAVLYGREAYIADALQRTMLPDSLPQPTGVRLASRYLPAAETARVGGDWYDAIPLPGSRVALVVGDVMGHSMTSAAIMGQLRTTAQTLAGLDLPPQEVLHHLDEQAQRLGSDRMATCLYAVYDPVAHRIIVANAGHPPPVMLHRGGRAEVLRVPPGAPIGVGGVDFEAVELDAPAGATLVLYTDGLVESRIRDVWTGIEQLRERLAETARLTGPNPPPLEPLCDEVLDMLGPGDRDDDIALLAARFDGIAPSDVAYWYLDPKAQTAGQARRLARRALARWGLDELSDQLELLVSEVVTNAVRYAERPVTLRLLRTDVLRCEVGDDVPQLPRLRQARPSDEGGRGLYLVNRMARRWGATRLSMGKVVWFELSMPPATRH from the coding sequence GTGCCGCCGGCCCGCTCGGCGCACCCCGGCGAGGGCCGGGAGTCGGCCGCGGCCCGGCAGGCCAGCGGCGACCGGCTGCGGTTCATCGGGGCGGCGACCCGGCGGATCGCCCGCGGGATAGACCTGGACGAGATCGTGTTGGGGCTGTGCAGGGCGACGGTGCCGACGTTCGCCGACGCGATCCTGGTGTACCTGCGCGATCCGCTGCCGGTGGGCGACGAGCGGCCGACCGGCCCGGTGGTGCTGCGGCTGCGCCGTACCGACCGGATCCCGGAGGAGCCGGACACCGGCGGGCTGCGGCTGCCGGTGCTGCCGGCGCAGCCGGATCTGGGGCCGGCGATGGGCGGCAGCGCCGCGGAGCTGTCCGAGGTGCGCCCGGGCGGGCCGCTGGCGGAAGTGCTGCGCGGGGTCCGCCCGTTGTTCGGCGAGGCGCAGGCGGCGCGGACCGCGCTGCCGGAGCTGCTGGGCCCGGACACCCGCCTGCCGGGCGGCCACCGGGTGATCCTGGCGCCGCTGCGCGGACGCCGGCGGGTGATCGGCGCGGCGGTCTTCCTGCGCCGGCCGGACCGGCCGTCGTTCGATCCGGACGACCTGCTGGTGGCGGCCCAGTTGGCGACGCACACCGCGCTGGGCGTGGACAAGGCGGTGCTCTACGGCCGCGAGGCGTACATCGCCGATGCGCTGCAGCGCACCATGCTGCCGGACTCGTTGCCGCAGCCCACCGGCGTGCGGCTGGCCAGCCGTTATCTGCCGGCCGCCGAGACCGCCCGGGTGGGCGGCGACTGGTACGACGCGATCCCGCTGCCGGGCAGCCGGGTGGCGCTGGTGGTCGGCGATGTGATGGGCCACTCGATGACCTCGGCCGCGATCATGGGGCAGCTCCGGACCACCGCGCAGACCCTGGCCGGCCTGGACCTGCCGCCGCAGGAGGTGCTGCACCACCTCGACGAGCAGGCCCAGCGGCTGGGTTCGGACCGGATGGCGACCTGCCTGTACGCGGTCTACGACCCGGTGGCGCACCGGATCATCGTCGCCAACGCCGGGCATCCGCCGCCGGTGATGCTGCACCGCGGCGGGCGCGCGGAGGTGCTGCGGGTGCCGCCGGGAGCGCCGATCGGCGTCGGCGGGGTGGACTTCGAGGCGGTGGAGCTGGACGCCCCGGCGGGCGCGACGCTGGTGCTCTACACCGACGGCCTGGTGGAGTCCCGTATCCGGGACGTGTGGACCGGCATCGAGCAGCTCCGCGAGCGGCTGGCCGAGACGGCCCGGCTGACCGGGCCCAATCCCCCGCCGCTGGAGCCGCTGTGCGACGAGGTGTTGGACATGCTCGGGCCGGGCGACCGCGATGACGACATCGCGCTGCTGGCCGCCCGCTTCGACGGGATCGCGCCCAGCGACGTCGCGTACTGGTACCTCGATCCGAAGGCGCAGACGGCCGGGCAGGCGCGCCGGTTGGCCCGCCGGGCGCTGGCCCGTTGGGGCCTGGACGAGCTGTCGGACCAGTTGGAGCTGCTGGTCAGCGAGGTGGTGACCAACGCGGTGCGGTACGCGGAGCGGCCGGTGACGCTGCGGCTGCTGCGGACCGACGTGCTGCGCTGCGAGGTCGGCGACGACGTGCCGCAGTTGCCGCGGCTGCGGCAGGCCCGGCCATCCGACGAGGGCGGCCGGGGGCTGTACCTGGTCAACCGGATGGCGCGGCGCTGGGGCGCGACCCGGCTGAGCATGGGGAAGGTGGTCTGGTTCGAGCTGTCGATGCCGCCGGCGACGCGCCACTGA
- a CDS encoding catalase: MSSSAQNVPPTTNNVGIPVESDEHSLTVSPDGPILLQDHYLIEKMAQFNRERVPERVVHAKGSGAYGFFKVTNDVSQFTKADLFQPGKETEMLARFSTVAGEQGSPDTWRDPRGFALKFYTEQGNYDLVGNNTPVFFVRDTIKFQDFIRSQKRRPDNGLRDNDMQWDFWTLSPESAHQVTWLMGDRGIPKTYRHMNGYGSHTYMWVNAGGEKFWIKYHFKTDQGIDFLTQADADRLAGEDGDYHRRDLHDAIEGGNAPSWTLYVQVMPFDDAPDYRFNPFDLTKVWPHGDYPLIEVGRMTLNRNPEDYFIHIEQAAFEPSNMVPGIGPSPDKMLLGRLFSYPDTHRYRIGPNYAQLPPNRPHVPAHSYAKDGPMRFDPSRAARPYAPNSYGGPAADTQRYGEPAGWESSGAMVREAYTLRRDDDDFGQPGTMVREVLDDAARERLVNNIAGHLLGGVSRPVLDRALQYWRNVDKNLGDRVAKKVNGG, encoded by the coding sequence ATGAGTAGCAGCGCGCAGAACGTCCCGCCCACCACGAACAACGTCGGCATCCCGGTGGAGAGCGACGAGCACTCCCTGACCGTGAGCCCGGACGGTCCGATCCTGCTCCAGGACCACTATCTGATCGAGAAGATGGCCCAGTTCAACCGCGAGCGGGTCCCCGAGCGGGTGGTGCATGCCAAGGGCAGCGGCGCCTACGGCTTCTTCAAGGTCACCAACGACGTCAGCCAGTTCACCAAGGCGGACCTCTTCCAGCCCGGCAAGGAAACCGAGATGCTGGCCCGCTTCTCGACCGTCGCCGGCGAGCAGGGCTCCCCCGACACCTGGCGCGACCCCCGCGGCTTCGCCCTCAAGTTCTATACCGAGCAGGGCAATTACGACCTGGTGGGCAACAACACCCCGGTGTTCTTCGTGCGGGACACGATCAAGTTCCAGGACTTCATCCGCTCACAGAAGCGCCGCCCGGACAACGGGCTGCGCGACAACGACATGCAGTGGGACTTCTGGACGCTCTCGCCGGAGTCGGCCCACCAGGTCACCTGGCTGATGGGCGACCGCGGCATCCCCAAGACCTACCGGCACATGAACGGGTACGGCTCGCACACCTACATGTGGGTCAACGCGGGCGGCGAGAAGTTCTGGATCAAGTACCACTTCAAGACCGACCAGGGCATCGACTTCCTCACCCAGGCCGACGCCGACCGGCTGGCCGGCGAGGACGGCGACTACCACCGCCGGGACCTGCACGACGCCATCGAGGGCGGCAACGCCCCGTCGTGGACGCTGTACGTCCAGGTCATGCCGTTCGACGACGCCCCGGACTACCGCTTCAACCCGTTCGACCTGACCAAGGTGTGGCCGCACGGCGACTACCCGCTGATCGAGGTCGGCCGGATGACGCTCAACCGGAACCCGGAGGACTACTTCATCCACATCGAGCAGGCCGCGTTCGAGCCGTCCAACATGGTGCCGGGCATCGGCCCGTCCCCGGACAAGATGCTGCTCGGCCGGCTGTTCTCGTACCCGGACACCCACCGGTACCGGATCGGCCCGAACTACGCGCAGTTGCCGCCCAACCGCCCGCACGTGCCGGCCCATTCGTACGCCAAGGACGGCCCGATGCGGTTCGACCCATCGCGGGCGGCCCGGCCGTACGCGCCGAACTCCTACGGGGGCCCGGCGGCCGACACCCAGCGCTACGGGGAGCCGGCGGGCTGGGAGTCCAGCGGTGCGATGGTGCGCGAGGCGTACACGCTGCGCCGGGACGACGACGACTTCGGGCAGCCGGGCACGATGGTCCGCGAGGTGTTGGACGACGCGGCCCGCGAGCGGCTGGTCAACAACATCGCCGGGCATCTGCTGGGCGGGGTGAGCCGGCCGGTGCTGGACCGGGCGCTCCAGTACTGGCGGAACGTCGACAAGAACCTCGGCGACCGGGTCGCCAAGAAGGTCAACGGCGGCTGA
- a CDS encoding transglycosylase domain-containing protein, translated as MGRADARRAAQSSARRAGKNEKKSGIRRLFTWKKILGAFLGVCLLGILGFIGLYLYVGVPAGNKSAQLQSNVFKYADGSVMARAGQVNRETVPLSKIPKPVQHTFVAAENKTFYQDSGVDLKGTLRGVINTLSGKGKQGGSTITQQYVKNYYLSQEQTISRKLQEIVISLKVDQKFSKEDILAGYINTSYYGRGAYGIQAAAQAYYGVDSDKLTVSQGAYLASLLQAPNQYDWAIASAAGKQRVQERWAYALDNMVEMKWLSPEERAQQKFDVPKPPKPLPGLTGQASYIVEAAKKELFAQGVDPGEFEAGGWTVTLGIEKNRQKDLEASVKRKLLDDLKPNQRSVDGDAQLGAASVDPKTGHVVAMYGGAGYPKHYTNNATRSDYQAASTFKPLVLAAALQNGAQTQNGVPITPNTIYDGANRRPVVGGTKPFAPPNEDERTYGKISVQTATNNSVNAVFAQMGADVGLDQVKQTAVQLGLNVPKSEVQPAMALGTMGASPLQMAGAYATLDNHGTKVTPTMVVKAVHTQNGVDKEVPLKDPIGGEVLSRKTADTVTSVLTGVVDDGTASSAVKNASYKAAGKTGTSDDNKSAWFVGYTPKLVTAVGMFGESPSGGKQVTLKGTGGGGRVNGGGYPARVWADYTQSALGDSSGGDFDLETDMGAAVPPPAPPTLTPSAPATPTAPSTPTHPPTTTPTQGGSPSDTAGTGRPTGRPTPTDGGSGPPNGGTGGKAGGNTGGNTSTGGNTGTGGNTGTGGNTSTGGNDSLPNLGN; from the coding sequence ATGGGCCGAGCTGACGCGAGGCGGGCGGCGCAGAGCAGTGCCCGCCGGGCCGGAAAGAACGAGAAGAAGTCCGGCATACGCCGCCTCTTCACCTGGAAGAAGATCCTCGGCGCGTTCCTGGGCGTGTGCCTGCTGGGCATCCTGGGATTCATCGGGCTGTACCTCTACGTGGGCGTGCCCGCCGGCAACAAGAGCGCCCAGCTCCAGAGCAACGTCTTCAAGTACGCGGACGGCTCGGTCATGGCGCGGGCCGGCCAGGTCAACCGCGAGACCGTCCCGCTCAGCAAGATACCCAAGCCCGTCCAGCACACCTTCGTGGCCGCCGAGAACAAGACCTTCTACCAGGACTCCGGCGTCGACCTGAAGGGCACCCTGCGCGGGGTCATCAACACCCTGAGCGGCAAGGGCAAGCAGGGCGGTTCGACGATCACCCAGCAGTACGTCAAGAACTACTACCTGAGCCAAGAGCAGACGATCTCCCGCAAGCTCCAGGAGATCGTCATCTCCCTCAAGGTGGACCAGAAGTTCTCCAAGGAGGACATCCTCGCCGGCTACATCAACACCAGCTACTACGGCCGCGGCGCCTACGGCATCCAGGCCGCCGCCCAGGCGTACTACGGCGTGGACTCCGACAAGCTCACCGTCTCGCAGGGCGCCTACCTGGCCTCGCTGCTCCAGGCTCCCAACCAGTACGACTGGGCCATCGCCTCCGCCGCCGGCAAGCAGCGCGTCCAGGAGCGTTGGGCGTACGCGCTCGACAACATGGTCGAGATGAAGTGGCTCAGCCCGGAGGAGCGCGCCCAGCAGAAGTTCGACGTGCCCAAGCCGCCCAAGCCGCTGCCCGGTCTCACCGGCCAGGCCAGCTACATCGTCGAGGCGGCCAAGAAGGAGCTCTTCGCCCAGGGCGTCGACCCGGGCGAGTTCGAGGCCGGGGGCTGGACCGTCACCCTCGGCATCGAGAAGAACCGGCAGAAGGACCTGGAGGCGTCGGTGAAGCGGAAGCTCCTCGACGACCTGAAGCCCAACCAGCGCTCGGTGGACGGCGACGCCCAGCTCGGCGCGGCCTCGGTGGACCCCAAGACCGGCCACGTCGTGGCGATGTACGGCGGTGCGGGCTACCCGAAGCACTACACCAACAACGCGACCCGCTCCGACTACCAGGCGGCCTCCACCTTCAAGCCGCTGGTCCTGGCCGCGGCGCTGCAGAACGGCGCGCAGACCCAGAACGGCGTCCCGATCACCCCGAACACGATCTACGACGGCGCCAACCGCCGCCCGGTCGTCGGCGGAACCAAGCCGTTCGCCCCGCCGAACGAGGACGAGCGCACCTACGGCAAGATCAGCGTCCAGACGGCGACCAACAACTCCGTCAACGCCGTCTTCGCGCAGATGGGCGCCGACGTCGGCCTGGACCAGGTCAAGCAGACCGCGGTCCAACTCGGCCTGAACGTCCCCAAGTCCGAGGTGCAGCCCGCCATGGCCCTGGGCACCATGGGCGCCAGCCCGCTCCAGATGGCGGGCGCCTACGCCACCCTCGACAACCACGGCACCAAGGTCACCCCGACCATGGTCGTCAAGGCGGTGCACACCCAGAACGGCGTCGACAAGGAGGTCCCGCTCAAGGACCCGATCGGCGGCGAGGTCCTCTCGCGCAAGACCGCCGACACCGTCACCTCCGTCCTGACCGGTGTGGTCGACGACGGCACCGCGTCGAGCGCGGTGAAGAACGCCTCCTACAAGGCGGCGGGCAAGACCGGCACCTCCGACGACAACAAGTCGGCCTGGTTCGTGGGCTACACGCCCAAGCTGGTCACCGCGGTCGGCATGTTCGGTGAGTCGCCCAGCGGCGGCAAGCAGGTCACCCTGAAGGGCACCGGAGGCGGCGGCCGGGTCAACGGCGGCGGCTACCCGGCGCGGGTGTGGGCGGACTACACCCAGTCCGCGCTCGGCGACAGCAGTGGCGGCGACTTCGACCTGGAGACCGACATGGGCGCCGCGGTGCCGCCGCCCGCGCCCCCGACGCTCACCCCCTCCGCGCCGGCCACCCCGACCGCGCCGTCGACGCCGACCCACCCGCCGACGACCACCCCCACCCAGGGCGGCTCCCCGTCGGACACCGCCGGCACCGGCCGCCCGACCGGCCGGCCCACGCCGACCGACGGCGGCTCCGGCCCGCCGAACGGCGGCACCGGCGGCAAAGCCGGTGGCAACACCGGCGGGAACACCAGCACCGGCGGCAACACCGGCACGGGTGGCAACACCGGCACGGGCGGCAACACCAGCACCGGCGGCAACGACAGCCTGCCGAACCTCGGCAACTGA